In Thermosynechococcus sichuanensis E542, a single genomic region encodes these proteins:
- a CDS encoding DNA polymerase III subunit gamma/tau, protein MTYEPLHHKYRPQRFADLVGQGAIATTLTQALLKERIAPAYLFCGPRGTGKTSSARILAKSLNCLKSPKPTPDPCGQCEVCQQVANGTSLDVIEIDAASHTGVDNIRELIEKAQFAPVQCRYKVYVIDECHMLSVSAFNALLKTLEEPPPHVVFVLATTDPQRVLPTIISRCQRFDFRRIPLGEMVAHLQHIADKEQIDIEPAALTLVAQLSQGGLRDAESLLDQLSLYPERITVEHVWQLAGAVPEEDLRQLLGAIARRDAVAVLEHTRQLLERGRDPLTILQNLASLYRDLLLAKTVPERQDLVALTAETWQALIALAKTWSVEEILQAQQHLRTCESQIKQSNQPRLWLEISLLGLMTETAPQSTVANVTAITSPKLTIVSRESQAVTAPNPLKASEVKQVQTKDTKDTVAPASEPKPSPEPQVSNTEAIWEQALRVLQQMQMSTYALLSQHGHLRQISDREVHIGIVNQTLLNLTKNNQAKIEAAFSQVLGRRIKVAFEIAPLPHKTKPAPKTKEPPQSAVVVPFRPREEPPPPPPLTTTPDPVRESAEKLARFFNGVVIRLPDEGESPDTAITEGSEEDELDF, encoded by the coding sequence GTGACCTACGAACCCCTGCATCACAAGTATCGTCCCCAACGCTTTGCAGATCTAGTGGGTCAAGGGGCGATCGCCACCACACTGACCCAAGCCCTACTCAAAGAGCGCATTGCCCCTGCCTATCTTTTTTGTGGTCCACGAGGCACCGGCAAAACCTCTAGTGCGCGAATTCTGGCGAAATCCCTCAACTGCTTGAAGAGTCCCAAGCCGACCCCCGACCCCTGTGGCCAGTGCGAAGTTTGTCAGCAGGTGGCCAATGGCACCAGTTTGGATGTGATTGAAATTGATGCCGCTAGCCACACCGGGGTGGACAACATTCGCGAACTGATTGAGAAAGCACAATTTGCCCCCGTACAGTGTCGCTACAAGGTTTATGTGATTGACGAATGCCACATGCTCAGTGTGTCGGCCTTCAATGCCCTCCTCAAAACCCTAGAGGAGCCGCCGCCCCATGTGGTCTTTGTCCTTGCCACCACGGATCCGCAGCGCGTCCTGCCAACGATTATTTCCCGCTGTCAGCGCTTTGATTTTCGGCGGATTCCCCTTGGGGAGATGGTTGCCCACCTTCAGCACATTGCTGACAAGGAGCAAATTGACATTGAACCGGCGGCCTTGACGCTGGTGGCGCAATTGTCCCAAGGGGGACTGCGGGATGCGGAAAGCTTGCTAGACCAGTTGAGCCTATACCCTGAACGGATCACGGTAGAACATGTTTGGCAACTGGCCGGGGCAGTACCCGAAGAGGATCTGCGGCAATTGTTGGGGGCGATCGCCCGTCGCGATGCGGTGGCGGTTCTTGAGCACACCCGCCAATTACTGGAACGGGGGCGCGATCCGCTGACGATTCTGCAAAATCTGGCCAGTCTCTATCGGGATCTGCTCTTGGCGAAAACCGTTCCTGAACGGCAGGACTTAGTCGCCCTCACAGCGGAAACTTGGCAGGCACTCATTGCCCTTGCTAAGACATGGTCCGTTGAAGAGATTCTGCAGGCCCAACAACATCTGCGCACCTGTGAAAGCCAAATCAAACAGAGCAATCAACCCCGTCTCTGGCTGGAAATTAGCCTTCTAGGGCTGATGACGGAGACGGCACCACAATCCACTGTGGCAAATGTTACAGCAATCACCAGTCCGAAACTGACAATTGTCTCCCGCGAGTCGCAAGCGGTTACTGCGCCTAACCCCCTCAAGGCATCGGAAGTTAAACAGGTTCAAACGAAAGACACTAAAGACACGGTTGCTCCAGCTTCTGAACCCAAGCCATCTCCTGAACCGCAAGTAAGTAATACCGAAGCTATTTGGGAGCAGGCGCTACGGGTTTTGCAGCAGATGCAAATGAGTACCTATGCGCTGCTCTCGCAACATGGTCACCTGCGACAAATTAGCGATCGCGAGGTGCACATCGGCATTGTGAATCAAACACTGTTAAATCTGACCAAAAATAACCAAGCCAAAATTGAAGCCGCCTTTTCCCAAGTTCTAGGCCGCCGCATCAAAGTCGCCTTTGAGATTGCTCCCCTGCCCCACAAAACCAAGCCTGCGCCAAAAACCAAGGAGCCACCGCAATCCGCTGTCGTCGTTCCCTTTCGGCCACGGGAAGAACCACCACCCCCACCCCCTCTCACTACTACCCCCGATCCTGTGCGTGAATCCGCCGAAAAACTGGCTCGCTTCTTTAACGGAGTGGTCATTCGCCTACCGGATGAGGGAGAAAGTCCAGACACCGCAATTACTGAAGGGTCTGAAGAGGATGAGCTTGACTTTTAA
- a CDS encoding TM2 domain-containing protein codes for MTSNSDISGKKVAAGICGILLGAFGIHKFVLGYNTEGLIMLLVSLLTCGTKSDEEFHRTYIASKKGWF; via the coding sequence ATGACCTCAAATTCCGATATTTCAGGGAAGAAAGTGGCAGCCGGCATTTGCGGTATCCTCTTGGGTGCCTTCGGCATTCACAAATTTGTGCTTGGCTACAACACTGAGGGCTTGATTATGCTCTTGGTGAGTCTTTTGACCTGCGGTACCAAGAGTGATGAAGAATTCCATAGAACGTATATTGCCAGTAAAAAAGGTTGGTTCTAG
- the ndhN gene encoding photosynthetic/respiratory NAD(P)H-quinone oxidoreductase subunit N, whose translation MGLLAGYQFVKDLESAGALALFVPPEGGFEGRYQRRLRSKGYTTLHMSAPGLGDLAAYLTQEHGIRPAHTGKENIRVYFQPPLVTYHLENLPPNAKGLVLWLIDGKRLSKQEFAYLAQLTQTLPKFKVVVEVGGDRSVRWEPLADWVTAA comes from the coding sequence ATGGGTCTGTTGGCTGGCTATCAATTTGTTAAAGATTTAGAGTCCGCTGGGGCATTGGCACTCTTTGTTCCGCCGGAGGGCGGCTTTGAGGGGCGCTATCAACGGCGACTGCGTTCCAAGGGCTATACCACCCTGCATATGAGCGCACCCGGCTTGGGGGATTTAGCCGCCTACCTGACCCAAGAGCACGGGATTCGTCCGGCTCACACAGGCAAGGAGAACATTCGGGTATATTTCCAGCCTCCTCTTGTTACCTATCACTTGGAAAATCTCCCTCCTAACGCCAAAGGCTTAGTGCTGTGGCTGATTGATGGTAAACGCCTCTCAAAGCAGGAATTTGCCTACTTGGCACAGTTGACCCAGACGCTGCCGAAATTCAAAGTGGTGGTGGAAGTGGGGGGCGATCGCTCTGTGCGCTGGGAACCCCTTGCCGATTGGGTCACTGCCGCTTAA
- a CDS encoding DUF1614 domain-containing protein → MIYLPVTALLFVLLLLSLPFLWLAIALDAVQVAVAKLGFSPTAASVLLLLVILGSTINIPLYERVSTVAIVPDFEELWLSRFWGIPLRKIEQKTIVALNVGGGLIPTVLALYQFSRVSPLAILLVTAIVAAVSYYSAQVVPGIGIQMNALVAPLTAAMAAILISGGVAAAPIAFAGGVLGTLIGADLLHLREIERMSAGVLSIGGAGVFDGIALCGLFALLLT, encoded by the coding sequence ATGATTTATCTGCCCGTTACCGCTCTCCTCTTTGTGCTGCTGCTGCTGTCGCTGCCTTTCCTGTGGCTGGCGATCGCCCTCGATGCCGTACAGGTAGCCGTTGCCAAGTTGGGCTTTTCACCCACTGCTGCCTCAGTTTTACTGCTGCTGGTGATTCTCGGCAGTACGATTAATATCCCCCTCTATGAGCGGGTTTCCACAGTAGCCATCGTTCCCGACTTTGAGGAACTCTGGTTGAGCCGGTTTTGGGGCATTCCCCTGCGCAAAATTGAGCAGAAGACGATTGTGGCACTGAATGTGGGGGGCGGCTTGATCCCGACGGTGCTAGCCCTCTATCAATTTAGCCGCGTCAGTCCCTTGGCGATTCTCTTGGTGACGGCGATCGTGGCCGCTGTCAGTTACTACTCTGCTCAGGTGGTACCGGGAATTGGTATTCAAATGAATGCCTTGGTCGCCCCCCTGACGGCAGCAATGGCGGCGATTTTGATTTCTGGGGGCGTGGCGGCGGCACCTATTGCCTTTGCCGGCGGTGTGCTGGGAACCCTGATTGGAGCAGATTTACTCCACCTACGGGAAATTGAGCGGATGTCGGCAGGGGTACTGAGTATTGGGGGTGCAGGTGTCTTTGATGGTATTGCCTTATGTGGGTTATTTGCACTGCTATTAACTTAG
- a CDS encoding protein kinase domain-containing protein has translation MIILHLLDPWKRTPIKTWRFPVKTTIRIGRAADNDVILNDILISRYHAELRCYRDAENLGRWYLKSLGAIGTFVDGRLVDESKLASGSLIQLGPTGPILEFHEQTFRRSAPTLSECTHAGNRPGNLFCIHCGQPLNVQRTVRNYHILRLLGHGGIGTTYLACEAQPPGGWNGVPEVRVLKELRSDMEGNEKAQELFEREARILQLLDHAGIPRFYDFFVEDGKSYLVMELIHGIDLERWVLRNGAVPIPQAVQWMIQTCGVLDYLHNQDPPVIHRDLKPSNLLVRSRDNQIVLIDFGAVKELGHSPGGTRIAVEGYSAPEQIMGKPTIQSDLFAVGATLAFLLLGDSPIRFYHHRDGCHRLDVSDRPEIPDPLKQVLHRATAPLLPDRYPSAIALAKALKEAVAELPQESLQV, from the coding sequence GTGATTATCCTGCACCTGTTAGACCCTTGGAAACGTACCCCGATCAAAACATGGCGTTTTCCAGTTAAGACGACCATTCGCATTGGTCGCGCCGCCGACAACGATGTTATTCTCAATGATATTCTCATTAGTCGCTATCATGCCGAACTGCGTTGCTATCGGGATGCAGAAAATCTCGGTCGTTGGTATCTCAAAAGTTTGGGGGCGATCGGGACGTTTGTTGATGGTCGCCTTGTTGATGAGAGCAAACTTGCCAGTGGCAGCCTCATTCAGCTAGGCCCCACAGGTCCGATTCTTGAATTCCATGAGCAAACCTTTCGCCGCAGTGCGCCCACCCTCAGTGAGTGTACCCATGCCGGCAATAGGCCGGGGAATCTGTTTTGCATTCACTGTGGTCAACCCCTCAATGTGCAGCGCACTGTACGCAACTATCACATCCTGCGCCTTTTAGGGCATGGCGGAATTGGCACGACCTACTTAGCCTGTGAGGCGCAACCCCCTGGGGGATGGAATGGCGTGCCGGAGGTGCGGGTTCTCAAAGAACTGCGGTCTGATATGGAGGGCAATGAGAAGGCACAGGAACTCTTTGAACGGGAAGCTCGTATCTTACAACTCCTTGACCATGCAGGGATCCCCCGCTTTTATGACTTTTTTGTCGAAGATGGGAAAAGCTATTTGGTCATGGAACTCATTCATGGCATTGACCTAGAGCGCTGGGTGCTGCGCAATGGTGCGGTACCGATTCCCCAGGCGGTGCAGTGGATGATTCAAACCTGTGGTGTTTTGGACTATCTGCACAACCAGGATCCACCGGTAATTCACCGTGACCTTAAACCCAGCAACCTGCTGGTGCGATCGCGGGATAACCAAATTGTTTTGATTGACTTTGGGGCGGTCAAAGAACTAGGGCATTCCCCCGGTGGCACCCGCATCGCCGTGGAGGGCTACAGTGCCCCCGAACAGATCATGGGCAAACCCACCATTCAGTCGGATTTGTTTGCAGTGGGGGCAACATTAGCTTTTTTACTATTAGGGGATAGTCCGATTCGCTTCTATCACCACCGTGATGGTTGCCATCGCCTCGATGTTTCGGATCGCCCAGAGATTCCCGACCCCTTGAAACAGGTGTTGCACCGTGCCACGGCGCCCCTGTTGCCCGATCGCTATCCTTCCGCCATTGCCCTAGCCAAAGCCCTCAAGGAGGCTGTTGCTGAGTTGCCCCAAGAATCCTTGCAAGTTTAA
- a CDS encoding serine/threonine-protein kinase, which translates to MLVYCTRPHCSRPQNDVPDLDNPNKRYSRVAERFCTACGMPLILRGRYVAERLLGRGGFGAAYLARDLDTPGRRECVIKQFMPMMSDPQSRQKALELFEREGQVLDQLGQHAQIPDLLAFFAEEVPSVDGQGVEQYFYLVQEYIDGETLEDELAQQGCFSEEQVRQVLRELLPVLQYVHDHGSIHRDIKLSNIMRQHPSKTKFPGQGRLYLLDFGAVKQISQAGGQQGHFTGIYTQYYAPPEQARGERVYPSSDLYALAVTCIVLLTGKDPSQLFDAYNNRWDWHSYAQVSPQLQAILDRMLQPAPSDRYQSAAEVLADLNASPASAPAPPPPPQPVVPPSPPPPPVTPPVLSQLVPPPSPSPVTPPTSTPRPKAQPTRQPAPPLPALKILIGAGFTGFEMTALGLMIFSLMTAWQLPVGVSAGLMGALFALLVFMQYKRWIEHWEQLIIAVISGAVLFFVPLLQAGLGGVTALLICGLVGLGCVVMGNIFLLIYNILARFL; encoded by the coding sequence ATGCTTGTCTATTGCACCCGTCCCCACTGTAGTCGTCCCCAAAACGATGTTCCAGACTTAGACAACCCCAACAAACGCTATAGCCGTGTGGCGGAACGATTTTGTACGGCCTGTGGGATGCCCTTGATTCTACGGGGACGATATGTTGCAGAGCGGCTTTTAGGGCGGGGGGGCTTCGGGGCGGCCTATCTAGCACGGGATTTGGATACCCCCGGTCGGCGCGAGTGCGTGATTAAACAGTTTATGCCGATGATGTCTGATCCCCAGAGTCGGCAAAAAGCACTGGAACTCTTTGAGCGGGAGGGACAAGTGCTCGATCAACTGGGGCAGCATGCCCAGATTCCAGACTTACTGGCCTTTTTTGCTGAAGAAGTCCCCAGTGTAGATGGCCAAGGGGTAGAGCAGTATTTCTACTTGGTACAGGAATATATTGACGGCGAAACCCTCGAGGATGAACTGGCTCAACAGGGATGCTTTAGCGAAGAACAGGTGCGGCAGGTACTGCGGGAACTCCTACCCGTGTTGCAGTACGTCCATGACCACGGCTCAATCCACCGTGACATTAAGCTCTCGAATATCATGCGCCAGCACCCCAGCAAGACCAAGTTTCCCGGCCAAGGGCGGCTCTATCTGCTGGATTTTGGTGCGGTGAAGCAGATTTCCCAAGCAGGTGGACAGCAAGGACACTTTACGGGCATTTATACCCAATACTATGCGCCACCAGAACAAGCGCGGGGGGAGCGGGTCTATCCCAGTTCAGATCTCTATGCCTTGGCTGTCACCTGTATTGTGCTGCTGACAGGTAAAGACCCGAGTCAACTATTTGATGCCTATAACAACCGTTGGGATTGGCATTCCTATGCCCAAGTCAGTCCACAACTGCAAGCCATCTTGGATCGCATGCTGCAACCGGCGCCTAGCGATCGCTACCAATCTGCCGCAGAGGTCTTAGCGGACTTAAATGCTTCTCCTGCCTCTGCCCCAGCACCACCCCCACCACCGCAACCAGTCGTCCCCCCCTCCCCACCGCCCCCACCAGTAACGCCACCAGTTCTGTCGCAACTCGTACCTCCGCCTTCACCTAGCCCGGTGACGCCACCGACAAGCACACCGCGTCCGAAAGCACAACCGACCCGCCAGCCGGCACCCCCCTTACCGGCATTGAAAATTCTCATTGGCGCTGGCTTTACAGGCTTTGAAATGACGGCCTTGGGGTTGATGATTTTTAGCTTGATGACGGCTTGGCAGTTACCCGTTGGTGTCAGTGCTGGCCTGATGGGTGCGTTGTTTGCCCTCTTGGTCTTTATGCAATACAAACGCTGGATTGAACACTGGGAACAGTTGATCATTGCGGTCATTTCAGGGGCAGTGCTCTTTTTTGTGCCCCTCTTGCAAGCGGGATTAGGGGGTGTGACAGCGCTGCTCATTTGTGGTTTAGTGGGGTTGGGTTGCGTGGTCATGGGCAACATCTTTTTGCTGATTTACAATATCTTGGCGCGGTTCCTGTAG
- a CDS encoding MBL fold metallo-hydrolase, which produces MQLTWLESNTWLWELGCTRILVDPWFVGALTFGNTPWLFQAERSRPCALPTDVDVILLSQGLPDHCHEPTLRACDRALPVIASPSAAKVAQSLGFETVIALRPHQTHTYRDLTIQATKGASIGSRQQENGYILRCGSQTLYYEPHGCHDSWLRTYGKVDVVITPLLDVCLPVVGAILKGGKTALELGQWLQPKVMITTAGNGSLRLQGWLPRLLSVKGTLEELQAQFQRRNLDTRLVEPVAYTPLLLLAEV; this is translated from the coding sequence ATGCAGTTAACGTGGTTGGAGAGCAATACTTGGTTGTGGGAGCTGGGTTGTACGCGGATTTTGGTTGATCCGTGGTTTGTGGGGGCACTGACCTTTGGCAATACGCCTTGGCTCTTTCAGGCGGAGCGATCCCGCCCCTGTGCCCTGCCGACCGATGTGGATGTCATTTTGCTCTCCCAAGGGTTACCGGATCACTGCCATGAACCTACCCTCCGCGCCTGCGATCGCGCCCTACCGGTCATTGCCTCCCCCAGTGCTGCCAAAGTTGCCCAGAGCCTTGGCTTTGAAACAGTGATTGCCCTTCGCCCCCACCAAACCCACACGTACCGCGATCTGACAATTCAAGCCACGAAAGGTGCTAGCATTGGCTCTCGTCAACAAGAAAATGGCTATATTCTGCGCTGTGGCAGTCAAACCCTTTACTATGAACCCCACGGTTGCCATGATTCGTGGCTGCGCACCTACGGCAAGGTGGATGTGGTGATTACACCTCTGTTGGATGTCTGTTTACCCGTGGTGGGTGCGATTCTCAAGGGGGGCAAAACGGCATTGGAATTAGGGCAATGGCTTCAGCCCAAGGTGATGATCACCACCGCTGGCAATGGGAGTTTGCGCCTTCAGGGATGGCTACCGCGACTGCTCTCGGTCAAAGGCACCCTTGAGGAACTGCAAGCCCAATTTCAGCGGCGCAATTTAGACACCCGTCTTGTAGAACCTGTGGCCTACACTCCTCTTTTGCTTCTGGCTGAGGTCTAG
- a CDS encoding phosphate-starvation-inducible PsiE family protein: MRSWGRPLIRLWQETVLLLRDNQRFLQLLSQIEGIATRVLAIGMLLVVIVAIIDLGRILTVELFSPPLGQFSFELVKIFGLFLNVLVALEILENITAYLKTHVSSQIVELVIVTSLIAIARKIIILDISQPETVAKLLGLAIAILALSASYWIVRRLNYRRRP, encoded by the coding sequence ATGCGATCTTGGGGGCGGCCTTTGATCCGCTTGTGGCAAGAGACAGTTCTTCTCCTTCGGGACAATCAGCGGTTTTTGCAGTTACTCAGTCAGATTGAGGGAATCGCGACCCGGGTGCTGGCGATTGGGATGCTGCTGGTGGTTATCGTCGCCATTATTGATTTGGGGCGAATTTTGACCGTAGAGCTATTCTCACCGCCCTTGGGGCAGTTTAGTTTTGAACTGGTGAAAATCTTTGGCCTCTTTCTCAATGTGCTTGTGGCCTTGGAGATCCTCGAAAATATCACTGCCTACTTGAAAACCCACGTCTCGTCGCAAATCGTTGAGCTGGTGATTGTTACGTCTCTGATTGCCATTGCCCGCAAAATTATCATTTTGGATATTAGTCAACCGGAAACCGTGGCGAAGCTTTTGGGGCTGGCGATCGCCATCTTGGCCTTGTCTGCCAGTTACTGGATTGTGCGTCGTCTAAACTACCGGCGGCGTCCCTGA
- a CDS encoding prephenate/arogenate dehydrogenase, with product MRIGIVGLGLIGGSLGIDLRAKGHYVVGLSRRPETCERAIAKGAIDWGSTEPEILRALDLVFLCPPIGSILPVALDIRPYLSPETVLTDVGSVKGEIVPALEKLWPRYVGGHPMAGTAESGIEAAQAHLFENAPYVLTPTLYTDSAAIDCVAGVVNDLGAKLLYATPADHDRAVAWISHLPVLVSAALLLANAQEANEPIRKLAQQLASSGFRDTSRVGGGNPALGRMMAEYNRAAVRHCLIHYRATLDDLIRQVEQEDWERLHTTLEEAQAYREQVYPSGTPPVV from the coding sequence CTGCGGATTGGCATCGTCGGGCTGGGACTGATTGGGGGTTCCCTGGGCATTGATTTGCGGGCAAAGGGGCACTATGTGGTTGGGTTAAGTCGGCGCCCAGAAACCTGTGAGCGGGCGATCGCCAAGGGAGCCATTGACTGGGGCAGTACGGAGCCAGAAATTTTGCGTGCCCTTGATCTGGTGTTTCTCTGTCCCCCCATTGGCAGCATCCTCCCTGTGGCCTTGGACATTAGACCTTATCTCAGTCCAGAAACGGTGCTAACAGATGTCGGATCCGTCAAGGGAGAAATTGTCCCTGCCCTTGAAAAACTCTGGCCTCGCTATGTGGGTGGTCACCCCATGGCCGGTACCGCAGAATCCGGCATTGAAGCGGCGCAAGCCCATCTCTTTGAGAATGCCCCCTATGTTCTCACCCCAACTCTCTACACTGACAGTGCGGCCATTGACTGTGTGGCTGGCGTGGTCAACGATCTCGGCGCCAAGCTACTCTATGCCACCCCGGCGGATCACGATCGCGCCGTTGCTTGGATTTCCCACCTTCCCGTCCTAGTGAGTGCGGCCCTGCTTTTGGCGAATGCCCAAGAAGCCAATGAGCCGATTCGGAAGCTTGCACAGCAGTTGGCCAGCTCCGGCTTTCGCGATACCAGCCGTGTGGGGGGCGGCAATCCAGCGTTGGGACGGATGATGGCCGAATATAACCGCGCGGCGGTGCGCCACTGCCTGATCCACTACCGTGCCACCCTTGATGATCTGATTCGCCAAGTGGAGCAGGAGGACTGGGAGCGGCTGCACACCACCTTAGAAGAGGCGCAAGCCTACCGCGAGCAGGTCTATCCTTCAGGGACGCCGCCGGTAGTTTAG
- a CDS encoding HhoA/HhoB/HtrA family serine endopeptidase: MMKRLAHLLQQTLKFCLGLALAWCLSSGTPVWAAVAHHSFVAAAVERVGDAVVRIDTERTIVRPADPLLSDPFFRQFFPGLALPPQEDRLRGQGSGFIIDPSGIVMTNAHVVSQADTVTVRLKDGRVFEGEVRGVDEVSDLAIVKLKGVTEPLPTAPLGDSSEVKVGDWAIAVGNPLGLDNTVTLGIVSTLHRSSAQVGIPDKRLDFIQTDAAINPGNSGGPLLNEEGEVIGINTAIRADAMGIGFAIPINKAKALQARLIRGEKIQHAYIGIQMTTFTPAMAKENNANPNSPVILPEVNGVLVLQVLPNTPAAKAGLRWGDVITAVDGEPITSADQLQSIVDNAAVGQVLNLTIQRGDRSQRIAVRTAELQGAA, from the coding sequence ATGATGAAACGCCTTGCCCATTTGCTTCAGCAGACCCTCAAATTCTGCCTTGGCCTTGCCCTTGCTTGGTGCCTCAGTAGTGGAACACCGGTGTGGGCAGCAGTGGCTCACCATAGTTTTGTGGCCGCCGCAGTGGAGCGGGTTGGCGATGCGGTTGTTCGCATTGATACCGAACGCACGATTGTACGCCCAGCGGATCCCCTCTTGAGTGATCCTTTCTTTCGTCAATTTTTCCCCGGCTTGGCGTTGCCCCCCCAAGAGGATCGGCTGCGGGGTCAGGGGTCGGGGTTCATCATTGATCCCAGTGGTATTGTCATGACCAACGCCCATGTGGTGAGTCAAGCGGATACGGTGACGGTGCGCCTCAAGGATGGCCGGGTCTTTGAGGGAGAAGTGCGCGGCGTGGATGAGGTATCTGATCTAGCGATTGTCAAACTCAAAGGGGTCACTGAACCCTTGCCCACTGCGCCCCTCGGCGATTCCAGTGAGGTGAAAGTGGGGGATTGGGCGATCGCCGTCGGTAATCCCCTTGGCCTTGATAACACAGTCACCTTGGGGATTGTCAGTACACTCCACCGCTCCAGCGCTCAAGTGGGCATTCCCGATAAGCGCCTTGATTTTATTCAAACGGACGCGGCCATCAACCCCGGCAACTCTGGGGGACCTTTGCTCAATGAAGAGGGGGAAGTCATTGGCATTAACACTGCCATTCGTGCCGATGCCATGGGGATTGGGTTTGCGATTCCCATCAACAAGGCCAAAGCCCTGCAAGCCCGCCTGATTCGCGGTGAGAAAATTCAACACGCCTACATTGGCATCCAAATGACCACCTTCACGCCGGCCATGGCCAAGGAAAACAATGCCAACCCCAACTCACCGGTGATTCTGCCGGAGGTCAATGGTGTCCTTGTCCTGCAAGTGTTGCCCAATACGCCTGCCGCAAAAGCCGGTCTGCGCTGGGGGGATGTGATTACAGCCGTGGATGGGGAACCGATTACCAGTGCCGATCAATTGCAGAGCATTGTTGATAACGCCGCCGTGGGGCAAGTGCTCAATCTAACCATTCAACGGGGCGATCGCAGCCAACGCATTGCTGTGCGCACAGCGGAGTTGCAGGGAGCGGCCTAG
- a CDS encoding phospholipid carrier-dependent glycosyltransferase, whose translation MPLGLLLLWLFALVTRFWGLTRFPTLVFDEVYFARFGRNYLAGVPFFDAHPPLGKYLIALSIWLGGGFHPWGYRWLNALMGSLIPVAVAVLAYLLTRRSRIALLSGLFVALDGFFLVESRYALINISLVLFGVVAQILWLWGLRYQGRGRSLWLMAAGMAFGACVAVKWSGLGFLLGVGLFWVLQQRLPLPTEWKTPYQWWQMCLLLPLVVFGVYTLLWLPHLQFHPHQRLLDLHQQMFNFHRSVASTAHPYCSPWWSWPLLLRPMSYFFQRVQTLNEPVPVIGPPLPMADTHWVYAVYALFNPPLLWLGTLATLALVPLRLTTIAGRFVLLNYAANLLPWVLVSRCVFIYHYLPAALYSFMALALVWEASHDWGAWARWARIATLGVVVGGFLYWLPLYLGLPLTPQDFFRRMWLPSWI comes from the coding sequence ATGCCTTTGGGGCTACTGCTGCTGTGGCTCTTTGCCCTTGTGACCCGCTTTTGGGGGCTGACCCGCTTTCCCACCCTCGTTTTTGATGAGGTGTATTTCGCCCGCTTTGGTCGCAACTATCTCGCCGGTGTTCCCTTCTTTGACGCCCATCCGCCTCTGGGAAAATACCTGATTGCCCTCAGCATTTGGCTGGGGGGTGGCTTTCACCCTTGGGGCTATCGCTGGTTGAATGCCCTCATGGGATCGCTGATTCCTGTGGCGGTGGCGGTGTTGGCCTATCTCCTGACGCGGCGATCGCGCATCGCACTGTTGTCGGGACTCTTTGTTGCCCTCGATGGCTTCTTTTTGGTGGAGTCCCGCTATGCCCTGATAAATATCTCCCTTGTGCTGTTTGGGGTGGTGGCACAGATTCTCTGGCTGTGGGGCTTGCGCTACCAAGGAAGGGGGCGATCGCTCTGGCTGATGGCCGCAGGCATGGCCTTTGGGGCTTGTGTCGCCGTGAAGTGGAGTGGCTTGGGATTCCTGTTGGGGGTAGGGCTTTTCTGGGTTCTCCAACAGAGGTTGCCGCTGCCTACTGAATGGAAGACCCCCTACCAGTGGTGGCAGATGTGCCTGCTGTTACCCCTCGTTGTCTTTGGGGTTTATACCCTGCTCTGGTTGCCCCATCTTCAGTTTCATCCCCACCAGCGCCTACTTGATCTCCATCAGCAAATGTTTAACTTTCACCGCAGTGTTGCCAGTACTGCCCATCCCTACTGTTCACCGTGGTGGTCTTGGCCGCTGTTGTTGCGTCCCATGAGCTACTTTTTTCAGCGAGTGCAAACCCTCAACGAACCCGTGCCGGTGATTGGCCCACCCTTACCCATGGCAGATACCCACTGGGTGTATGCTGTCTATGCCCTCTTTAATCCCCCCCTCCTGTGGCTGGGCACCTTGGCCACGTTGGCTCTTGTCCCCCTTAGATTGACCACAATTGCAGGCCGCTTTGTGCTCTTAAACTATGCTGCCAATCTCCTGCCTTGGGTACTGGTGAGTCGCTGTGTCTTTATCTATCACTATCTCCCTGCTGCCCTCTATAGCTTTATGGCCTTGGCTTTGGTCTGGGAAGCCAGCCACGATTGGGGAGCGTGGGCACGCTGGGCACGCATTGCTACCTTAGGGGTCGTTGTTGGGGGCTTCCTCTACTGGCTCCCCCTCTATTTAGGACTGCCCTTGACACCCCAAGACTTTTTTAGGCGGATGTGGCTGCCCTCTTGGATCTAA